From a region of the Pectobacterium aquaticum genome:
- the degQ gene encoding serine endoprotease DegQ — MKKTSLLFSALAMSIGLALSTLPAANAALPAVVQGQQTPSLAPMLEKVLPAVVSVHVEGTQIQRQRVPEEFKFFFGPNFPTDKQNSRPFEGLGSGVIIDAAKGYVLTNNHVINNADKIRVQLNDGREYEAKLIGRDEQTDIALLQLNDAKNLVSVKMADSDQLRVGDFAVAVGNPFGLGQTATSGIISALGRSGLNLEGLENFIQTDASINRGNSGGALVNLNGELIGINTAILAPGGGNIGIGFAIPSNMAQNLAQQLVEFGEVKRGLLGIKGSEMTSEMAKAFNVDAQRGAFVSEVLPKSAAAKAGIKAGDVLTTLDGKPISSFAELRAKVGTTAPGKTVKIGLLRDGKPQEVSVVLDNSSSASTSAETLSPSLQGASLTNGQLKDGSKGVQIDNVAKDTPAAQVGLQKGDIIIGVNRERIENITQLRKLLEAKPSVLALNIVRGEETIYLLLR; from the coding sequence ATGAAAAAAACATCATTACTATTTAGTGCACTGGCAATGAGTATAGGTTTGGCCCTGTCCACGCTTCCCGCTGCAAATGCTGCGCTGCCTGCCGTGGTTCAAGGTCAACAGACGCCGAGTCTGGCCCCGATGCTGGAGAAAGTCTTGCCAGCCGTCGTCAGCGTGCACGTTGAAGGTACACAGATACAGCGTCAGCGCGTACCGGAAGAATTCAAATTCTTCTTTGGTCCTAACTTCCCGACGGACAAACAAAATTCTCGTCCGTTCGAAGGGCTGGGCTCTGGCGTCATTATTGATGCTGCAAAAGGTTACGTGCTCACCAACAACCACGTGATCAATAACGCCGACAAGATCCGCGTTCAGCTTAATGATGGACGTGAATATGAGGCGAAATTGATTGGTCGTGATGAGCAAACCGATATCGCCCTGCTACAGCTGAATGACGCCAAGAATCTGGTCTCTGTAAAAATGGCGGATTCCGATCAACTGCGCGTCGGTGATTTCGCCGTTGCCGTGGGTAACCCGTTCGGCCTTGGCCAGACCGCGACCTCCGGTATTATCTCCGCCCTGGGACGTAGCGGCCTGAATCTTGAAGGGTTGGAAAACTTCATCCAGACCGATGCGTCCATCAACCGCGGTAACTCCGGCGGTGCGCTGGTTAACCTCAATGGTGAGCTGATCGGTATCAATACGGCGATTCTGGCGCCGGGCGGCGGAAACATCGGTATCGGTTTCGCTATCCCTAGCAATATGGCCCAGAATCTGGCGCAGCAGTTGGTTGAATTTGGCGAAGTGAAACGTGGGCTGCTGGGTATTAAAGGCAGCGAGATGACGTCTGAGATGGCGAAAGCCTTCAACGTCGACGCACAGCGCGGCGCCTTCGTCAGCGAAGTCTTACCGAAATCGGCCGCAGCCAAAGCCGGTATCAAGGCTGGCGACGTATTGACGACGCTGGATGGTAAACCGATCAGCAGCTTTGCAGAACTACGGGCCAAAGTCGGCACCACCGCACCGGGCAAGACCGTGAAAATCGGTCTGCTGCGTGATGGCAAACCGCAGGAAGTTTCCGTCGTGTTGGATAACAGCTCATCGGCATCAACCAGCGCTGAAACGCTTTCACCGTCATTGCAGGGGGCTTCTCTGACCAATGGCCAATTGAAAGACGGCAGCAAAGGCGTGCAGATTGATAACGTCGCTAAGGACACACCTGCCGCGCAGGTTGGTCTGCAAAAAGGCGATATCATCATCGGTGTAAACCGCGAGCGCATTGAAAACATCACGCAACTGCGCAAACTGCTGGAAGCGAAACCTTCCGTTCTGGCTTTGAATATCGTCCGGGGCGAAGAAACAATTTATCTGCTGCTACGTTAA
- the zapG gene encoding Z-ring associated protein ZapG: MTWEYALIGLVVGIIIGAVAMRFGNRKLRQQQVLQNELEKSKTELEDYRQELVGHFARSAELLDNMADDYRQLYQHMAKSSNNLLPHVPGQDNPFKYRLTKSEADNDQAPVNMPPRDYSDGASGLLRGERPIRK; the protein is encoded by the coding sequence ATGACTTGGGAGTATGCGCTGATAGGTTTAGTTGTCGGTATTATTATTGGAGCTGTCGCTATGCGCTTTGGTAACCGTAAGCTGCGGCAACAGCAGGTATTGCAAAATGAGCTGGAGAAAAGCAAAACCGAACTGGAAGATTATCGTCAGGAATTGGTGGGTCACTTCGCCCGCAGTGCAGAGCTGTTGGATAACATGGCGGATGATTATCGTCAGCTTTATCAGCACATGGCGAAAAGCTCCAATAACCTGTTACCTCACGTTCCCGGTCAGGATAATCCGTTTAAATATCGTCTGACCAAATCAGAAGCGGATAACGATCAGGCTCCGGTGAACATGCCGCCGCGCGATTATTCAGACGGTGCCTCAGGCCTGCTGCGGGGCGAACGCCCGATTCGCAAATAA